aaaataaacaacaggtaattaaattacaaaatagGACTGTAAGATTGTAAATTAAGTAGAAACTGACCTGCAGGCAACCTAACACGAAAATGAAGATGCCAAGGCCCTTGTGAGTCGATACGTTGGCGCCGATACGGTCCTCCAATACCAACCCGGTTATGATGCCGATCAACCCGAGAACGAAAGCGGACGACTGAATGGCAGTGTGTACATAGAACCAAAGCGGGTCCCACTCCCTAAAGTATCGGGCCACCATCGCCCCAATGATCACCAGGATGCCCCAGCTTATTATGTTCAGCAACCCGTGGCTCTTCCTCAGCCTCGAGTGTGGGGTTCCTCCCGACTTGCTCTGCCCTATTTTGTTACACATTTCaagagtaaataaataaacccggacaaaaagaaaaagaaattgttgCACAAGAATAATATCGAACggggattttctttttttaacttaataaATTGAGATCTTATATGATTttatccccaaaaaaaagaggtacagtgaatttatttttatcattatttatgcaaaaaaatagaaaatacgAGAAACCGTATGGACCATAATTGAATCTTCTCtacataattttgaaatttcaagaATTGTTAAGTTGTTAATCATAGTAGATGTCCAAAGTCAATCACAGTTAACATGTCAATGTGTTGTAAGTATGGTCCAACCTACCtttgatattataaaattcGATTTTGCCAGACGGATGCATGGCATCacttgaataaaaaataacatgtatgaagaaaatgtcaaatatTGATGAAAGCCGATACGCAATTCAAATAGTGGACATAAATTATATTCACAAGAGCAAGGCAGGGCTATGtttcctaaaaaaaattttaactccaCTCTTTGTTGACCAactgaaaaaagagaaaaaaaaattgtaaaataataccgaattttattatatatgtgtttGATAgtacaatatatacatattttttttcggcaggaatatatacataatttgtGCTTAATTATCAATCTAACTTGGGCAACACGACGCAATTTTAATTGTTGATTATATCCACCAGATTGAGATTAATATTCTTATTCttacattatttatttttttctcaaatagatatttcaatatttatcttttcttttcctaattaaattaatcttACGTCTCCCTTTATCTCCAAGCAAAGACAGAGGAATGAGTCAGTCGTATAATATGACTTCCACCTCACACATATTCCTTCCTGTTGTCAGATtcaatataagaaaaaaaaaatgttgaaaatcaaagttattcttgtacaaaatcaatttttttattaaaaatatgaaaaatatctgaagttttataaatattaaagtAGCTATCATAATTGCTATTTATAAAGCTTCAACTTCTtctaaattaattactttGTTGCTATCCCCAACTCAAGTAATTATGCAAAGGCTAATGATTCAGCATTGACTATATCTCTCATATATCTCTTATTCAGCAATAATTATTGAAAGTCCTTCAATATTAATCATGTTTCCGCTTGaatttcaatataaaaaaattaaagtacttataaaaatgaaataagtaaAGATTTTCCGGTtctttataatgaaataaaacagAGATTCTACCAAAACCTCAGTTTTTCCCCACTCAATGTCGGATGAGTAAATAAATGGATAACTATACAAATAATAAGTATGAAAATGTATAAATTTTCCCATGTATAATGTTCAATCTCCAAAATTGTGGGAGCAATGTTTTCCACGGTTttagaaaagataaaaaaaaatttaagtaaaatcAGAAATCTAAATTGACTTTGGGATGCATCCTGCGGCTGTGGTTGATTGGTAACTACCATATTGTGGTTTtattaatttacaattttcccaaattaatatttcattttcatatattaaatcAATGTGCTCTCAAGTTGTGGTCCAATCGTGCACAATTTTCAATTGTGATCGATcaacattttaataattacttCCACCACTTCCATATGTAGTGGTTTCCTTTTGCATCTTTGCACATGTGGTTGCTTCTAAGACTGTAACACTCAATGCCCCGACATCATACGATTTTCGACCCATTCAATGATCAAAATACGCATGTAAATGTCCATGTTCTGTAATCACATGGGACCAATACTCGATTCATACGAATAATTAAAGTTATAAGTCCAATATTTGGGTTTTAGCTAAGTTCAATACGATGATGGGTCCCGATGGAGGTCGAATTATTCAATGCGATGAGATGGAAGGAGTTATCGACTGACCTGAGACATAATTGACAGAGGTGGAGACCTTGTCCTGGTGCTCGGCCAATGTGAAACCGGGAGCCTGCGGCACGGAGTCCTGGGTCCCAACGGCGTAGATGAGCCTGGACTGGGGCTGGGCAGTGTTGAGCTGGAAGGCCATGAAGGTCCGATTGTTCTGGGAAGTGATAGTCGACGTGTTACTGAGGATCGACAGGGTCCCCTGGTCTGGCTTCACCTGGCCTGGGGACTGCCCCTCGAGGGAGTACTGCTTCATTGAGGCGGCGCTGCCCGAGGAGATCCAGCCCACCACCGCACTCGACCCCACCATCTGCCCATTGCTCGAGAACCCCATCGCTATGTAAGCTGTTGTGGTGGGCGCCGAGAGGACAAAGCTCCACACATCGGCCGAGGCCTGTGAGTACTGTTCCATTCACCAAACGAGACATGCTTAGAAGGAGAAAATTTTCGGATACAGTCCATCCTTAAAATTTCATGAACTTTAGAACTCCCAAAATCGAGGAACAATTTACTGAGCTCGAATTTCGACTATTCAACGGTAGACACAAACCAAAATACTTCTACTTCTATTTATAGATCACTACCCTTCGGGATTCTTTCTACCAGCTATGCTAGTGGCACATCCCGATCAATCGGTCCAAACCTGAATCCTGATCCTAGCACCACTGAGGAAGATAAGAGAGATGACATACTCTGAGGATGAAGTTCTGAGAGTCCCAGGCGGAGAGGCAGTTGAGGGAGGTGGTGTCGAAGAGGATCCCAACGTCCTTGAGGTTGAGATTTGAGCTGCAAgaatcagttgttgtctgctGAGAATCCACCAGCAGACCTCCATTGATGATGATCATGGAGATGATTATAAGGGAAGGCAACTTCATCTTTCCCTCTCTGATTCGGCAATGAAGGGGGAGAGGAGATGGTGGTGATGATGGTGTCCTTGTGATCGGGTTTAGTTTTGTACTTATAAATTTAAAgcttataaaatatatatcggGAGAAACTAAAGttgcaattaattataaaataatatatttatcgcGAGGTTTGGTGTAATTAGTTTAATGCACCCCACATGCGCGTGGGCGATTTACCTTCAATATATTGATTCAAAAACGATTGGAAGTATCTTCTTATCAGTACTAAGCCAATGGCTAGAcgatgattaattaattttagtcAATAATTAGAGGACATGTCGTTATTTCAGTGGAAAAAGAATAAGACAATATATGCTCATTTAGAATATGTGTATGAGAGATGTCCCAATAATTTAACACTGTATGATTGCAACTAACATGTTGTGTTGCGCGTGGAGGAGAGTGATTTCTCATTATTCAACTTTTGCTTCATCGaaatcatttctttttttatcgaTTATgaaatcttctttttttctataacTCCTATGATTTTAGCCTAAAtagttaattattaattagctAGCAATTAGTTAATTTACTAATTAATTCGGACATGGCCTAGAAATTGCCGTCCACCTTCCTTGTTGCTTGCAAACTCCTAACACTATTTGGCCGGTTTTTAATAAGTTTCGAGCCAATCAAGAAGCCGACAGTTCTTCCCAATAGACAAACACTTGAGATTAGCAGGCCGATTTGACGTTAGCTGTAAGAAATATGGGAGAAATTTTGTCTTGCTTAAATAACAGGTCGTGCAGTGCCGTACGTCCTCTACTCTAGTAAAACTAAGAAATTGTGAAATCAATTTTACCAATAAAACTTTACGTACTACGCCAATGAATCTCTCTAATTACCGAGAAAATTTTGGCTTGATTGTGGAGATGGTTTAAGCTTAATCCTCTCATTGTCGTATTAGGTGTACGTTTAAAATGAGAGGATGAATCCAAAGTTGAGTGCGTTGTCCGAAAGGTACGTAGAGGAGGCCTTATGTGTGTTTATTAAATTCGAGGTCATGTGTTCAACTCCTTATTATGTGTACAAGGCCTTGGACTGGACCATCCACATGTTATCGCACAGGTTTACTTATTCTTGTATGCCGCGGAGGACCCGAAAATTAGTGAGTGCAAACAACATCTTTTTAATGTTGTAAGATGTTATATAatcttttatttcaaatttctttTGGTGACTTTTGAACCTATTTTCCTAATTGTTATAGAGAATAGAACGAATAAGATgataaataaaagagaaaactatcaaattAATACACCAATTAATGGAACTTACTcggtaaaattattaatttgcctaaaattttgtgattgtaattaattagaaatacTGTATCGAGGGTAAATTGGAAATCAAAAAGTGATATCGAATGGTGGAGCTTTGACTTTATCGAGCACAGTAAAAGAAGAAAGTGGATTTAATTTACATTTTACACCATCATATATGAAATACTGGTTAAATTAAAGTGAAAAGAATATTtgcaaatataaaaattcaagtaaaacattttaaaatagcAGTGGGGTCAATCAACCCCACTACTAGATTTGAGGAGTCTATTTGAGCATGTTTTAAGCATTACTGTAATCAAACTCTGTtctttcactctctctcttaaGATCGAGACACAAAAAAGAGGGGGACTGGGAGAAGACAAAAATGCCTCcgacttcttcttttttttttcttttttttttcaattgataACGAGTTTAACAATCCAAATACTGCAGTTCCAAgatatatatgctaatattCCCCGTATCATTCCACATTCGGTTTTTTTGTCTTATCGCACTTGTGTTATCTAGGAATCGGACTGCAATAGATCGTTTAGTAAAGTATAATCGACACAAAGCACGGaacataataatatttaaactGTAAATTTATGGGATTGTACTCTATTCCATTTGAATATACCAAACATGTTACATGCCATCTCGAGGCGACCAAGCACtgataattgatatatatgtagGTAGGTCAGAAAATGAggaaattacataaaaaaaattgaaggacTTCTCtgtaatttatttgaaatgCAGGGGGCAGTCTGTGGAAATGTCCAGGTAAGTAAGGCATAAACAATTGCCCCTATATTCTTAACTTTCCTGATTAGAACCGAACTGGATGATGAATCGGAAAGGATATAAGTTCATGAGTTTATGAGTTCAATCAGGAGTTCGATGGGTCGAACCGCAGTTttagttaaaataaaataaatattcatattattaaaaaattatgataattaaaatttaagaatgatgatttcaaagaaatataataatagtgtaaaaaaatatctatatttaatatttcttactccaaaataaatattgaattttaatagAGTAGACTACCACTGTCACAATCCACTTATTCATTAGCCACCGTTATTACCCCTGAcatatttttgccaccaatGAGCCCCAAACGTTGGCATTCCGTCTACCATTTATACCCTTCCGTAACGGAACAGTGAGAGAAAAGGTAACGCCATCCATGAATTTTTCGTCACGGAAGTTAACGGAAGGGTATAAATGGTAGACGGAATACCAACGTTTGAGGCTAATCGGTGGCAAAAATATATTGAGGGCAAAAACGGTGGCTAATGAATAAGTGGATAGCGACAGTGGTATTCTACtcattttaataagtactgaAAAGTAGAGTTTAAATAACAAGAAAGTAGTGGTGACTTAGTTGGTAATATGTTAGTATAGGAAGCAaaaggtcatgagttcaactCCTTACacaatcaaataatttttaaactaaataaaaaaaaacccataAAACTAGCTGAATCAATGGAATTTTGCTCAAAATAGGCCAGTTTAATGGGTCCGACGATTCAAATCTGCAATTTGAGTTTTCAAGCAAACTGGATCGGACATGGTGCCTGTTATCGGTCCGACTGGTTGAACCAGCCGATCCAGTCCGATTCTAATAACAATGCTTTCATGTTCACATAAAAGTTTTTTCTATAACATTTCTGTTACTCATTGAGATTATAACCACTCACTCCCCTtttcatgttttcttttttaattatttacttcTAATATCATATTCCACCATCAATGCAGTTATTGCTATTACAATAGCAACAAACActtgattataaatttttagcattacaattaaaaaaacacTACCGAGATAAAAATAGAATATGACCCGTGCGTGCAAGTGCCAACTTgttagctatatatataaaagaataaatttgTAGAGTGTGGtccttattttcattttttgaggATGTTTCCACTTGAAAACTTTAATCAAACCACCTCGGTAGCAATCAATAGTCACGAGATCTCTACTCCACCTAATCCCGTTTGAAAACCTACCCGCCATCGCCGCTCTTCACTCTCCCGCTTCTGCCTCCCAAGGTTCCGTTTATATATGTAAACGCTCCCTCCCCGCTCGAAAGCcttttggaaaagaaaaaaaaactacaaaGGATTTCTTCGCAATTTCATGGAATGCGGGGGGGCGCTCCGTGGAAGTTTCTAGGTAAGTATTAAGGATAGTAAGGCATTAAACAATTCCTCCCGCGCCCCAAGAGGAAATATAAGTGATTTAATCTGCGCCCGGCGTATGAACCTTCAATCTATGGGCCCTCAATTCAATCCCTAGGGATTACATGCACCCGGGTGTGCCCAACGGTTTACTTAAAAGGCCAAGAAAAcgaaaattaaagataaatatatatctcttCGCCGTAGCCATCACTTTTGACcttcctctctcctctctctctctctctctctctctctctaacaaTCAGAGCTCCGACGAGGACGAAGCTATCTGGCTCTCATGGTGGGTAGATAGAGGCGCTGCGATCGGCCGTCTCTTCTCAATCCGTTACCTTCAATGGCCTCAAACCCTCCAGGTCTTTATCCCCTCATCACCCCTTTCAATCAATTTTCACTCCTCTGCTCGCTCTATGTCCTCCCATGGGTTTGTCTTCACTTTGCCGCCTCTGGGTTTAGAATTCGATCAATTTTCTTCATGTTCTGATGCTGCATAATGATTGTCCCTTCCCCTGATGTCCCGTTTGATGAGCTGCTGAAGTGATGCTGCCCAATTTGGTTGTCGAGGGTTTTGTTTTTGACATGTATTAAGCTCGGAAATTTGCGCATATGACAAGCTTAGTTGATTTTGTCGTTCTTGCTGTTGGTTTGTAATTATGAGACCTGTTGCTGCAGCTGGTAATCCACCGCCGAAGCCCTGGGATCGAGCAGGCGGGTCGTCGGGTCCTGCACCATTCAAACCACCCTCTCCAGGCAACACCAGTGATGTAGTCGAGGCTTCCGGGACTGCAAATCCTGGGGAGATTGTCCCAACCAACAACGGGAATGCAGCTGCCAATACAGGTGCCATTACTAGGCCTATGCCCTCGAGGCCGTGGGAGCAACAGAACTATGGGAGCTCCTATGGAGGTAGTCCTTTTATTGGTTATTATCTATTAGTTGTGAAAAGCCGATGTATGCGTCTACTCCACCTTACAGTGCAATATTTCATTTATGGTTTCTACTGCAGGGTATAATTCTGGTCCGAATTACAACTCGGGGTATGGCTCGGGGATGTATGGATCTTCGATCGGCGGATATGGAGGGTCGGTAGGTGGTGGCTTGTATGGAAGTGGAATGTACCGAGGAGGTTATGGTGGGCTTTATGGCGGCGGTTCAGGTATGTATGGCGGTGGTTATGGAGGGGGGATGTATGGTAACAGTTTTGGAGGTCCTATGGGTGGTTATGGTACGAATATGGGCATGGGCCAGTATGGTCAGGATCCAAATAACCCTTATGGTGGTCCACCATCTCCACCAGGTTTCTGGATCTCTTTTCTTCGAGTGGTAAGGATGCATCGACTCCTTCATTGTCGAATTTCTTGATGAAGCACGAaaaccatttttctttttaatggaaagaaaaaaagcataggaaaaaaaaggatgtgGAGTGCATGTTCTTAGATAAAAcagaaaacaaaaggaaattcATTAGGTATTGCGTGCTTAGACCTGTCTTGACATTGCCATTCTCTGGAATTGTTACTTTATGGGGTAAAAATCAATGGAGGGTTTGGGCCTAAGAGAGAATAGCGAGCAGGGCTTCTTGCCTGTCCAAGTGGGTAACTGCTCTTACAGTCGAGTTATGGGTGAGTATTGGCAAACATCTTTAGCTCTTGAGCTCTTCTTCAGGATCAACTGTTAGATTACAGAGTAGGTCATTTTTATAGAAACCGTTGAGCCTCATATTCATAGTAAACCTTGATAAACAACAGAAAGATTGCATAATGAGTTTTGTCAGGTTTATGATGTCTCTGCACCATATATGTAGATTTTTGACAAATATTTCTTAATCTTGAAAGATCTACATCTCACCAAGTtaatgatttactttttggcAAATGGGGTCAGATGGAAGGTGTCGTAACGTTTTTCGGTCGTGTCGCGATGCTCATAGACCAGAACACCCAAGCTTTTCACATGTTTATGTCAGCCCTTCTTCAGGTCCGCTTCTCTCTCTCAGTGCATTTCTTCCCAGCAAGGCCTCATTTGTTGATATTTCACTGGTACTGATGATTATCGCTTATGTCTATTGCAGCTTTTTGATCGCTCAGGTATGTTATATGGCGAACTGGCTAGGTTTGTGTTGAGAATTCTAGGCATCAGAACAAAATCTAGGAAGGTCCAACCAGGGCCCAATGGGCTTCCCGGTGCTCCTGGTGCCCCGATGCCTCGGGGCAGTCAGAACTACGTCGAGGGGCCAAAGGCAGCTCCTAACGGTGCATGGGACGGTGTATGGGGCGACGGTACCTCTAGTTAGAACACAACATTCAGACCAATTACGTATGGAAGAATTACAGGGTAAATTGGACAGAGAGAAGACAGAAAATAATCAAGTCTCAATGGGTAAAGTGATCAATTTCACTTAGGCAGAAAATGCTTGTTCCCTTGTAAGGAGATGATCCCCAATACCAGAGGGCTGGAGGCTGGAGATAAGAAGAGAGACGGAAAGAAAGAAGTTGCGCTTATATGTTGATGAGGTTGTTTCTGAGGGCATTCATTGCGGTATTGGGGACATATGGGCCGAGTTGCTTGAGGTTGGTTTGGTCGGAACGGGCGCCcgtctctttttccttttttaaataattcagTGTGACCTGTGGGATACTCTCACCATGAATCTGTAATGGatgttatactttgtaatctATGAAGATAGATTGGGCTTCTTGTgctaaataaatagataaaacaACTAAATAAAGTGATAAAACGACTgaattcaataaatattttctccaCGCTTCTATTCATCAGAGTGCTGCATTGTTTCCGGAGATTGGACGTATGATGTTGCTCAATCTAGGTACGTTATATCCTTGTCCAACCTAGCTATGTCATCGATTTGTCTGATGGGGTCCTACACACTTCTTGCTCCCTGATCTCAACCGAGCCTCTATGGAGTGTGAGCAGCTCGATTGTGTCCGGCAAGTACCGCTCATGTACAAAACTGACACCCTACTACAACCATCTCATGTTCGAGCCTACAGGATAAGGTGAAGTGTGCGAACATCCTGGGAACTCGATGCAGCTTGGAGTCATAGAGAGGAGACCTTTACAGCCCAAAGCTCTCGACATCTCTGGGGCTAATCCTGCAATCAAGTAATGAGATAATAGCACTCAAGATTCACACCTCTCAGGCCCGAGCAAGAATGGGCCAGTGAGTCAAGACCGGCATCGGGGACCTTGCAGCGGTAAAGACTGATGACAGTTAAATTGGGACAACTGGTGCTTATCACAGATATCCCGTCATGGGTGATCCCCAAACAGCAGTCGAGATGGAGAGCTCGAAGGTTGTGCCCACAGGATGGCAACCGGGCCAGTCCTGAGTCCGCCAACTCGGTGCAGCCTGTGAGGGGAAGGGACTGAAGATGTTAGAATCGAGTAAGCAGTTCATTGAGGTAGTACAAGCCGACATCGAAATTGCTCTGAGGAGGACTGAGGTTGAATGGGGACACTGAGCACTACCATGATCGACGGGTTGTGTTCTGAATCCGCAGCCACCGCCGGCAGGTTAGCCCAAATGGGTCCCGATCGAGCCCACAGTGTAGagatttgaaaatgaaaatgaggCAATCATCAGGCAAATCCATGATAGAACGAACTTTCATTTTTCAGAAGTTTTCAGTTCCTCTGGTACTTCTCAAGGCTGGAGAGCTCGGATCTTAAAAAATGGACATTCGGAAGCACAGGACGATGAGTTTGGGGAGTAAAACCAGCAGAGAGCTGGCAAGTCTCTGCAACAGTAGCCTATGGGGGACGCGCACTTGCGGGGGAGGAGCTTGGTTTTGGACTGCTGACGGGCCCTGAGTGAACTGGGAAGCAGTAGAATTCTTCCACTTGAGTGAACTGACTGAGGTCGTTAGAGCAGAAGGagatgaggcttcctcttcatGAATTTCTGATACTCTGAGCCTATTCCTGAAGTGATCCTATTGGAGGATTTCAAGTTGAGAGGATACGAGCCATAGCTGCGAACAGGATCAGGAAGGCCGTGAAATATTCTCAAAACAGTCAGCCTAGCAGAAAGAATGAATCATACAAGTACAGAAAACAATATCGAATGCGATAAAACTGATCAATATGGAGATTAAGAGGGCATTTTGAGAATGCGGAATTAAATTCAATCTCCGGAAAGGGAGGACGCTTCCCAAGTTTCCATACTAACGGAACCCAATTGAGCCTTGAGCTAGATGGCTACCGGTGAATCAAGAACCCGGGATTGGAGCCAATAAGCTTTCCAACTATCACTTCCTGAAAATAAATAGATGGGTGCAGGTGAATCAAGAACCCGGGATCGGAGCCAATCAGCTTTCCCATTTATCACTTCCCGAAAATAAAGACAAGAACAGCAGATTTTCGCTATCAGTCCCTTGCAGCTGAACAAAACCAGGTCATCTGATAGCAGATACAGAAGCAATCAAAGAATCTAATCTCGAAATATTACCATCATGATTGATCAATATGAGTCAGCCCTAAAACCATGATCAAGGAGACAAGAACCTATTACAAACAAAAGTCTTGGCAAACAATAGGAACAGCAGCCAACACTGATTTCCCTCCCATAAACATTTGATCAAGCATCAAGAAATGCCCATGACCGAGAAACAAAAGAATCAAGATTGGTTCGGCCTATAACTGAGAACTAACAATTGCTGAACAAGAATTCAAGAGAGACGGAGGAGGAGACCTGTAAGAGATGTCAGTGTGGTTCTGGGACATGTCCTGATAATCCTACCCCTCCAGGGAATGATTTGGCAGTCTTTCAGAGTAAGGGGAAGGTGCTGCTTCGATCCCATCGAAGGATGTCTTTCCGACTACAAAGGGAAAGGCAATCAACCACCTCGAGAATAATGACAAATGCCACATCAGATAAGCCTAACGAAGATTTTACATATGAACATTCTCAATAATTCAGTCATGATATTATGGCCTCATCGATGACTGACCAGTTCAGCTAAAGCTTTGTTTAACTTCTCAAACTGGGGAGCCTTCACTGCAGGTTCACTCTGAGAGTATCGAAGAATTCAAGGCTCTGGATTTAAATAGCTACATGTATATGACATGGCGCCAAAAACATGTCTGGATTCGAGCTCTTCTTCAAGATCACCTGTTAGAGCACGGGGTAGATCATTTGAAAGAAACCGCTCGACCTCCCATTGACATTTTGGGCTTTATCAGGTCCACGATGTCTGCGCCAAATATATGCATTTTCGACAATGTTTTCTCATCTCGATACACTTCCATATCACTAAGTTGattggttttctttttggcaAAAGGCATCGTAATGTTCTTCAGTTGTGTCGCAATGCTGATAGACCAAAACACCCGGGCCAGCATTTCACATGTTTATGTCTACCCTTCTTCAGTTTCGCTTCTGCTTCCGTCTCTGAATGCATTTATTCCGAACGAGGTCTCAGTTGTCAAGATTTCACTGGTTCGGATGATCAATGCTTCTGTCATTTGCAGCTTTTTGATCGCTCAGGGATTTTGTACGGCGAACTGGCTAGGTTCGTGTTGAGGATTCTGGTCATCAGAACAAATCCTGAGAAATTCCATCCACCACCCGGACTCAATGGAGCTCCCGGTGCCCCAACGCCTCAGGGCAGTCAGAATTACTCTCAGGACCCGAAGGCAGCTCCTAAAGGTGCACGCACGGTGTGCGGGGCGACAGTGCCACCAGTTACAACATAGCATTCAGACCAATGAGATACTGAAGAATTTATCGGTACATTGGACAGTGAGCTAGCTGATCAGAGAGATGATCCCTGATGCTGAAGGCCGCGGACCGGAAGAGAAACGGAAAGAAAGAAGGCTGCACATGTGTTTGACGTTGTTGAAGAGAACATACTTTGCGATATTGTATTCGGATCGATCTATAGGTGACTTTCATAGAAAATCTTAATGGAGGTTAAATTTTGTAATCTGTGAGAAGAAATTGAGCTTCTAATCTCGTGTTAAATAAAGagataaaacatatataaattgtCGAATAATTCCATAAAACAGTACGTGCCAAATTATTTGGTAAGCATGTCCCGTCTCCATATGGAGGAACGGCCGAGGTATTTCATATACCCTTCTAATCATAAAATTGTTAGATTATTTACGGGATGGGATGTATGATCATTGCTCAATCTGTTTGTCATTGACTTGTCCAATGAGGCCCTATACACATGACCTCCTTTTCCATGATCTCGACGTGGCCTCTATGGAGCTTGAACAGCTCGATTGTGTGCCCGCTGATCCGGTACGAACCGCTTATGTACAGAGCCGACAGCCTTCTACAACCTTCTCTCAGTGCCTGAAACCCGCGGTCGCACAGATTCCTGCATCGGTTCACGTGGAGTCTCTCCAAGTTATTGCAGAATCTCCCGATCGATTCCCAACCCTGAAGCTTCACCTCATGGCACAGGGCCAAGTTCCACTCCTCAAGTAACGGACAGCCCTTTGCGATTGAATAGATGGACTCATTCCCGATCGTTCTGCACATTCGGAGGTTTAGTATCTTGAGCCTCTCACAGACGCCTCCACCAATTGGGCCCAGCGCATCGGCCTGAAACTGCCAGCTCAAGCCTGATAGATTCAAGTACTCAAGACCCT
Above is a window of Punica granatum isolate Tunisia-2019 chromosome 7, ASM765513v2, whole genome shotgun sequence DNA encoding:
- the LOC116212647 gene encoding cytochrome b561 and DOMON domain-containing protein At3g07570, with the translated sequence MKLPSLIIISMIIINGGLLVDSQQTTTDSCSSNLNLKDVGILFDTTSLNCLSAWDSQNFILRYSQASADVWSFVLSAPTTTAYIAMGFSSNGQMVGSSAVVGWISSGSAASMKQYSLEGQSPGQVKPDQGTLSILSNTSTITSQNNRTFMAFQLNTAQPQSRLIYAVGTQDSVPQAPGFTLAEHQDKVSTSVNYVSGQSKSGGTPHSRLRKSHGLLNIISWGILVIIGAMVARYFREWDPLWFYVHTAIQSSAFVLGLIGIITGLVLEDRIGANVSTHKGLGIFIFVLGCLQVMAVLARPDISSKVRKYWNWYHHNVGRILFIFAVANIFYGIQLGGEGTGWKAGYGVVLALLVISGIALEIRVFMRK
- the LOC116213592 gene encoding peroxisomal membrane protein 13 → MASNPPAGNPPPKPWDRAGGSSGPAPFKPPSPGNTSDVVEASGTANPGEIVPTNNGNAAANTGAITRPMPSRPWEQQNYGSSYGGYNSGPNYNSGYGSGMYGSSIGGYGGSVGGGLYGSGMYRGGYGGLYGGGSGMYGGGYGGGMYGNSFGGPMGGYGTNMGMGQYGQDPNNPYGGPPSPPGFWISFLRVMEGVVTFFGRVAMLIDQNTQAFHMFMSALLQLFDRSGMLYGELARFVLRILGIRTKSRKVQPGPNGLPGAPGAPMPRGSQNYVEGPKAAPNGAWDGVWGDGTSS